The Lycium barbarum isolate Lr01 chromosome 9, ASM1917538v2, whole genome shotgun sequence genome has a segment encoding these proteins:
- the LOC132609933 gene encoding uncharacterized protein LOC132609933, producing the protein MGGAQAMKRIPRIKFPQRHSKPSGSTSQNSQPQKTPAAEEAPRTFFSRSPSSMSVAGKASDQPKRTPVSQEEIDSIMLGGCF; encoded by the exons ATGGGTGGAGCTCAAGCAATGAAGAGAATCCCAAGAATCAAGTTTCCACAAAGGCACTCAAAACCTTCTG GTTCTACATCCCAGAATTCGCAACCTCAGAAAACTCCAGCAGCTGAAGAAGCTCCTCGAACATTTTTCTCAAGGTCCCCATCTAGCATGTCTGTTGCAGGGAAGGCTTCTGACCAACCCAAAAGAACACCAGTGTCTCAGGAGGAAATTGATTCCATTATG